The Corynebacterium confusum genome has a window encoding:
- a CDS encoding resuscitation-promoting factor Rpf1 domain-containing protein — protein MGRHSAKTTSVATKFAASTVAVGAAAAIMAPTASAAPDSDWDRLAQCEAGGNWNINTGNGYYGGLQFNAGTWQAYGGNEFAPTADGATREQQIFVAEKVLANQGWGAWPACSASLGLNSAPTDRAHPNAAPAPAAPANAPAAVKEAANAGSSELAVDALYNAVKSKLATYGIQVPAPIQQFYEANRHDFNAFYTANRGQIDSILNL, from the coding sequence ATGGGACGCCACTCGGCAAAGACTACTTCCGTAGCCACCAAGTTCGCGGCTAGCACCGTCGCTGTCGGTGCCGCCGCTGCCATCATGGCACCGACCGCCTCGGCCGCTCCGGACTCCGACTGGGACCGCCTGGCTCAGTGTGAGGCCGGCGGCAACTGGAACATCAACACCGGCAACGGCTACTACGGTGGCCTGCAGTTCAACGCTGGCACCTGGCAGGCCTACGGCGGCAACGAGTTCGCCCCGACCGCCGATGGCGCTACCCGTGAGCAGCAGATCTTCGTCGCCGAGAAAGTCCTGGCTAACCAGGGCTGGGGCGCATGGCCGGCCTGCTCCGCTAGCCTGGGCCTGAACTCCGCCCCGACCGACCGCGCTCACCCGAACGCCGCCCCGGCTCCGGCCGCTCCGGCAAACGCCCCGGCCGCCGTCAAGGAGGCCGCGAACGCTGGCTCCAGCGAACTCGCCGTCGACGCCCTCTACAACGCCGTGAAGTCCAAGCTGGCCACCTACGGCATCCAGGTCCCGGCCCCAATCCAGCAGTTCTACGAGGCCAACCGCCACGACTTCAACGCTTTCTACACCGCTAACCGCGGCCAGATCGACTCCATCCTGAACCTCTAA
- a CDS encoding cold-shock protein gives MPIGKVRWFDAEKGFGFASNPGDEDVYIGRNVLPKGVTELYPGQRIEFDFAAGRRGPQALRVKVLDSPRRRSPGRKPEELGSMISDVMTVLETQVQPALSAGRYPERKTGRQVAEILRAIAKDLDS, from the coding sequence GTGCCCATCGGTAAGGTCAGGTGGTTTGACGCGGAGAAGGGCTTCGGCTTTGCCTCCAACCCGGGGGATGAGGACGTCTACATCGGCCGCAACGTGCTGCCCAAGGGCGTGACCGAGTTGTACCCTGGCCAGCGTATTGAATTCGATTTCGCGGCCGGCCGCCGCGGCCCGCAGGCGCTGCGCGTGAAGGTGCTGGATAGCCCGCGCCGCCGCAGCCCCGGCCGCAAGCCGGAAGAGCTTGGCAGCATGATCTCGGACGTGATGACCGTGCTGGAGACACAAGTGCAGCCGGCCTTAAGCGCCGGGCGTTACCCGGAGCGTAAGACCGGCCGGCAGGTCGCAGAGATCCTGCGCGCCATCGCCAAGGACCTGGACAGCTAG
- a CDS encoding DUF2771 domain-containing protein has product MATRKEAKRKQLIQVLALIIAVIVIVVAVVLFQNWWNSRPGPEPEEVAVTAHVGDKELEVHPYMSCEPGTECEEKDVPNLEVGPNDKLVLDIPEAIHNHEWRVLSIYDDPAANDETTHGAYDTETVEIPGSVDPIEESTSGDKQERPKLMVVEVSSIMIGTDADGEETPYTTVWSLSTMSEAERAAQEQNN; this is encoded by the coding sequence ATGGCCACCCGCAAAGAGGCAAAACGCAAGCAACTGATCCAGGTCTTGGCGCTGATCATCGCCGTCATCGTCATCGTGGTGGCGGTGGTGCTGTTCCAGAACTGGTGGAACAGCCGCCCGGGTCCGGAGCCGGAAGAGGTAGCGGTTACCGCCCACGTCGGCGACAAGGAGCTCGAGGTCCACCCGTATATGTCCTGCGAGCCGGGAACGGAGTGCGAGGAAAAGGACGTCCCCAACCTGGAGGTCGGCCCCAACGACAAGCTGGTGCTAGATATCCCGGAGGCCATCCATAACCACGAGTGGCGGGTCCTGAGCATCTACGACGACCCGGCCGCCAACGACGAGACCACGCACGGCGCCTACGACACCGAGACAGTAGAAATCCCCGGTTCCGTGGATCCGATTGAGGAATCCACATCCGGGGACAAGCAGGAACGCCCGAAGCTGATGGTGGTAGAGGTCTCCTCCATCATGATCGGCACGGACGCTGACGGGGAGGAAACCCCCTACACCACGGTCTGGTCGCTATCGACGATGTCCGAGGCCGAGCGCGCCGCGCAGGAGCAGAACAACTAG
- a CDS encoding glutaminyl-peptide cyclotransferase has product MGSLLSPPRHRQRPRNHQQTRRLGALLVCAGLALSACSAAPDTDRGADHAASAPEDGAATTAAPAVERLQARVVERLDYDESLFTQGLEVGKDGNLLVGTGRYGESGVHRLVPGETSPQKSTALADDQFGEGITRSGDTLWQLTWKSGTALSFDADTLETTGSAEYSGEGWGLCDMGDRLALSDGTSTLRFVDRDNFDELDRVTVTLDGEEIDEINELECVDGQIYANVWFSTDILRIDPATGTVDAVIDASGLANNAAPNPDNVLNGIAHIPGTDEYYLTGKRWPDLYRVTFE; this is encoded by the coding sequence ATGGGTTCCCTCCTGTCGCCACCACGTCACCGCCAGCGCCCCCGCAATCATCAGCAAACGCGCCGGTTAGGCGCGCTTCTGGTCTGCGCCGGCCTGGCCTTGAGCGCCTGCAGCGCCGCCCCGGACACCGACCGCGGCGCAGATCACGCTGCCTCCGCCCCGGAAGACGGGGCCGCCACCACTGCCGCCCCCGCGGTCGAGCGCCTTCAGGCGCGGGTGGTGGAGCGCCTCGACTACGACGAGAGCCTGTTCACGCAGGGCCTCGAGGTGGGCAAAGACGGCAACCTGCTGGTGGGCACCGGGCGCTACGGCGAATCCGGCGTGCACCGGCTGGTCCCGGGCGAGACCTCCCCGCAGAAGTCGACCGCGCTAGCAGACGATCAGTTCGGCGAAGGCATCACCCGTAGCGGCGACACGCTCTGGCAGCTGACATGGAAGTCGGGCACGGCGTTGTCCTTCGACGCGGATACCCTCGAAACCACCGGATCCGCGGAGTATTCCGGCGAGGGCTGGGGCCTGTGCGATATGGGCGACCGGCTAGCACTCTCCGACGGCACCTCCACCCTGCGCTTCGTGGACCGCGACAACTTCGACGAGCTGGATCGGGTCACGGTGACCTTGGACGGCGAAGAGATCGATGAGATCAACGAGCTCGAATGCGTCGACGGGCAGATCTACGCCAACGTCTGGTTTTCCACCGACATCCTGCGCATCGACCCAGCCACCGGGACGGTCGACGCCGTCATCGACGCCTCGGGGCTGGCCAACAACGCCGCGCCTAACCCCGACAACGTGCTCAACGGGATCGCCCATATCCCGGGCACCGACGAGTACTACCTAACCGGTAAGCGGTGGCCGGATCTGTACCGCGTGACCTTCGAGTAA
- a CDS encoding DUF3027 domain-containing protein produces the protein MSSKKLQFTSTNPLLGPAAVETARWALEELGDGDVGRHIGVGGLSPHAVTHRFAADVPGYHGWEWQAVLACAAGSDEVTVSELALVPGGEALQAPDWVPYTDRVRPGDLEPGDVMPPAPGDSRLGDDGTLSQAGWKEAAKRWQAAYGPEAPMAAQAHLQCATCAFFLPLKDNFGVCANEYSADGCAVHARYGCGAHSQTTIAPESAVDPDTVFDDEAPFY, from the coding sequence GTGTCCTCTAAAAAGCTCCAATTCACCTCCACCAACCCGCTGCTGGGCCCCGCGGCCGTCGAGACCGCTCGTTGGGCCCTGGAAGAACTAGGCGACGGCGACGTCGGCCGCCACATCGGCGTCGGCGGGCTGAGTCCGCACGCGGTCACCCACCGTTTTGCCGCGGACGTGCCCGGCTACCACGGGTGGGAATGGCAGGCGGTCCTGGCCTGCGCCGCCGGCAGCGACGAGGTCACCGTCAGCGAGCTGGCCCTCGTCCCCGGCGGGGAGGCCCTGCAGGCGCCCGATTGGGTGCCGTACACCGACCGGGTGCGCCCCGGGGATCTGGAGCCGGGCGACGTCATGCCGCCCGCGCCGGGGGATAGCCGCCTCGGCGATGACGGCACGCTAAGCCAGGCCGGCTGGAAGGAGGCGGCTAAGCGCTGGCAGGCTGCTTACGGGCCGGAAGCGCCTATGGCCGCCCAGGCGCACCTGCAGTGTGCGACTTGCGCGTTCTTCCTGCCGCTGAAGGACAACTTCGGCGTGTGCGCCAACGAGTACTCCGCGGACGGGTGCGCCGTCCACGCCCGTTACGGCTGCGGCGCCCACTCCCAGACCACCATCGCCCCGGAGTCGGCGGTGGACCCGGACACCGTCTTCGACGACGAAGCGCCCTTCTATTAA